From one Acidobacteriota bacterium genomic stretch:
- a CDS encoding amidohydrolase — protein MGLQRVLLGWCVLSASAMAQNVTSFVDQHLPGLVTTYKTLHAAPELSHHEEKTSMFLAAELRKAGYTVTERVGRYYDGSQAYGVVGILKNGAGPMLLIRADMDALPVTEATGLPYASKVRSTNPAGQEVGVMHACGHDIHVTAMVGVARAMAALKGQWHGTLMLVGQPSEETIDGAKAMMDDHLYERFGKPDMAIALHDAAFSAGQVAVVPGPALASSTSIDVVMRGIGSHGSAPEAGKDPIMMAGEFITQVQTVVSRSVPPQQPAVITVGQIHGGTKRNIIPDEVKMELSTRAYSEEVRQTIIEGVKRTAKGVAIAAGVPEDRMPIVTVLEHESTPATINDPALSSRLQKLFVAKLGKERVIEVKPIMGSEDFGFFGDGGKVPYVIFWLGADDPQQVAEYRSKGMQLPSLHSDHFAPLPEPALKTGVTAMTDAAIDLLQ, from the coding sequence ATGGGACTGCAACGTGTGCTGCTGGGATGGTGCGTGCTTTCGGCGTCGGCTATGGCGCAGAATGTGACGTCGTTCGTTGACCAGCATCTGCCTGGTCTGGTGACGACCTACAAGACGCTCCATGCCGCACCCGAGCTCTCGCACCACGAGGAGAAGACCTCGATGTTTCTGGCCGCGGAGCTGCGCAAGGCCGGGTACACCGTGACGGAGCGGGTGGGCCGCTACTACGATGGCTCCCAGGCTTATGGCGTGGTCGGCATCCTGAAGAATGGCGCGGGGCCGATGCTGCTGATTCGTGCGGATATGGATGCGCTGCCGGTCACGGAGGCCACGGGGCTTCCGTATGCCAGCAAGGTGCGCTCTACCAATCCCGCAGGCCAGGAGGTGGGGGTGATGCACGCCTGCGGCCACGACATTCACGTGACGGCGATGGTGGGTGTGGCCCGCGCCATGGCCGCGCTCAAGGGCCAGTGGCACGGCACGCTGATGTTGGTGGGCCAGCCGAGCGAGGAGACGATCGACGGCGCGAAGGCCATGATGGACGACCACCTCTACGAGCGCTTTGGCAAACCCGATATGGCAATTGCGCTGCACGACGCGGCCTTTTCCGCGGGCCAGGTCGCCGTGGTTCCGGGGCCGGCGCTGGCGAGCTCCACCTCGATCGACGTTGTCATGCGCGGCATCGGCAGCCACGGCTCGGCGCCCGAGGCGGGGAAGGACCCGATCATGATGGCCGGCGAGTTCATTACGCAGGTCCAGACGGTCGTCAGCCGCTCGGTGCCTCCACAGCAGCCTGCGGTCATCACCGTCGGGCAGATCCATGGCGGCACCAAGCGCAATATCATTCCCGACGAGGTGAAGATGGAGCTGTCGACCCGCGCCTATAGCGAAGAGGTGCGGCAGACCATCATCGAGGGAGTGAAGCGCACGGCGAAGGGCGTCGCCATCGCAGCCGGAGTTCCCGAGGACAGGATGCCGATTGTGACCGTGCTGGAGCACGAGTCGACCCCGGCGACGATCAACGACCCTGCGTTGTCCAGCCGGTTGCAGAAGTTGTTTGTTGCGAAGCTGGGCAAGGAACGCGTCATCGAGGTCAAGCCGATCATGGGGAGCGAGGACTTCGGCTTCTTCGGCGATGGGGGAAAGGTCCCATACGTCATCTTCTGGCTTGGGGCGGACGACCCGCAGCAGGTTGCCGAATATCGGAGCAAGGGGATGCAACTGCCTTCGCTGCACTCGGACCACTTTGCACCTCTGCCGGAACCGGCATTGAAGACGGGCGTTACCGCGATGACCGATGCCGCTATCGATCTGCTGCAATAA
- the acs gene encoding acetate--CoA ligase: protein MTVSTEEKANLDSNLRENRVFEPSKEFRSKAHISSLDQYEQMYRRSVEKPEEFWAEAALELDWFSRWTKVLEPGPDGSALGAKWFVGGKLNLAHNCVDRHALGARRDKVALLWEGEPGEVRRLTYGDLHAEVQRFANVLKNLGIQKGDRVAIYMGMCPELAIALLACARIGAVHSVIFGGFAAHAIVDRVNDSSCVAVITQDTSYRRGSEVQLKKIVDEALTQCPSVKKVVVYRRSGTKVNMQEGRDVWWDESMLAAAKECAAEPMDAEDPLYLLYTSGTTGKPKGLVHTTGGYAVQTYLTSKYVFDLQENDVYWCTADIGWVTGHSYVVYGPLQNGATVMMYEGAPNWPENDRFWKIIDAHKVTIFYTAPTAIRAFTKWGVEWVRKYSLSSLRLLGTVGEPINPEAWMWFHREIGKERCPIVDTYWQTETGSIMIAPVPGAVSAKPGSATRPFFGIVPEVVTKEGKPVPDGQGGLLVFRTPWPSLARTVYGNPERYQAAYFSEIPGSYFTGDGARRDADGYFWLMGRVDDVLNVSGHRLGTMEVESALVAHPKVAEAAVVGRPDELKGQAICAFVTLEHGHKVSEELKQEIRQWVAKEIGALARPDDVRFTEQLPKTRSGKIMRRLLRELATTGEVKGDTTTLEDFGVIAKLRENDE, encoded by the coding sequence GTGACGGTGAGTACTGAAGAAAAAGCCAATCTGGATTCGAATCTGCGAGAGAACAGGGTCTTTGAGCCTTCAAAGGAGTTTCGCTCGAAGGCGCATATCTCGAGCCTCGACCAGTATGAGCAGATGTACCGCCGCAGCGTGGAGAAGCCTGAGGAGTTCTGGGCCGAGGCCGCTTTGGAGCTCGATTGGTTTTCGCGCTGGACGAAGGTGCTCGAACCCGGCCCCGATGGCTCCGCGCTTGGGGCGAAGTGGTTCGTCGGCGGCAAGCTGAACCTTGCGCACAACTGCGTCGACCGCCATGCGCTTGGCGCGCGCCGCGACAAGGTGGCGCTGCTGTGGGAGGGCGAGCCGGGCGAGGTCCGCAGGCTGACCTATGGCGATCTGCACGCCGAGGTGCAGCGCTTCGCCAATGTGCTGAAGAACCTGGGAATCCAGAAGGGCGACCGCGTCGCCATCTACATGGGAATGTGCCCGGAGCTGGCCATCGCCCTGCTGGCCTGCGCGCGTATCGGTGCGGTGCACTCGGTGATCTTCGGAGGGTTCGCGGCGCACGCGATCGTCGACCGTGTCAACGATTCCTCCTGCGTTGCGGTCATTACGCAGGACACGTCCTACCGCCGCGGCTCCGAGGTTCAGCTCAAGAAGATCGTCGACGAGGCGCTGACGCAGTGCCCCTCCGTCAAGAAGGTTGTCGTCTATCGCCGCAGCGGGACAAAGGTCAACATGCAGGAAGGGCGCGACGTGTGGTGGGACGAGTCGATGCTGGCTGCCGCGAAGGAGTGCGCGGCCGAGCCGATGGACGCGGAAGACCCGCTCTACCTGCTCTACACCTCGGGCACGACGGGCAAGCCCAAGGGGCTGGTGCATACGACCGGCGGCTATGCGGTGCAGACGTACCTGACCTCGAAGTACGTCTTCGACCTGCAGGAGAACGATGTGTACTGGTGTACGGCCGACATCGGCTGGGTGACCGGCCACAGCTATGTGGTCTACGGCCCGCTACAGAACGGCGCGACCGTGATGATGTACGAGGGCGCGCCCAACTGGCCGGAGAACGACCGCTTCTGGAAGATCATCGACGCGCACAAGGTGACGATCTTCTACACGGCGCCGACGGCGATCCGCGCGTTTACCAAGTGGGGCGTGGAGTGGGTGCGCAAGTACTCGCTCAGCTCGCTGCGGCTGCTGGGCACGGTCGGCGAGCCGATCAACCCCGAGGCGTGGATGTGGTTCCACCGCGAGATCGGCAAGGAGCGCTGCCCCATCGTCGACACCTACTGGCAGACGGAGACGGGATCGATCATGATCGCCCCGGTGCCCGGCGCCGTCTCGGCAAAGCCCGGTTCGGCCACGCGCCCGTTCTTCGGAATTGTGCCTGAAGTGGTTACAAAAGAAGGCAAGCCGGTCCCCGACGGCCAGGGCGGACTTCTCGTCTTCCGGACGCCGTGGCCGTCGCTTGCGCGCACCGTTTACGGCAATCCTGAGCGTTATCAGGCGGCGTACTTCAGCGAGATTCCAGGAAGCTACTTTACCGGCGACGGAGCGCGACGCGATGCGGACGGCTACTTCTGGCTGATGGGGCGCGTGGACGATGTGCTGAACGTCAGCGGCCATCGCCTGGGCACGATGGAGGTCGAGTCGGCGCTGGTGGCGCATCCCAAGGTCGCTGAGGCCGCGGTCGTGGGTCGTCCGGACGAGCTCAAGGGCCAGGCAATCTGCGCCTTCGTCACGCTGGAGCATGGTCATAAGGTCTCCGAGGAGCTCAAGCAGGAGATTCGCCAGTGGGTCGCCAAGGAGATCGGCGCGCTGGCGCGGCCGGACGATGTGCGTTTCACCGAGCAACTTCCCAAGACGCGCAGCGGCAAGATCATGCGTCGTCTTCTGCGCGAGCTTGCGACGACGGGCGAGGTCAAGGGCGACACGACGACGCTCGAAGACTTTGGCGTGATCGCCAAACTCCGCGAAAACGACGAGTAG
- a CDS encoding PAS domain S-box protein encodes MNALLVKDEALRNQALEQYEVLNPASDPVLDEIVRLAAQLCDVPVAVVCLVGQDRLWLKARIGVEVAEVAVGSLPCEMTIQGDTIYEIPDARLNQEFAPDGIILERRTYRFYAGAPLATPAGVTIGTLAVLDHGPRRLTAAQLDALGILGRQVITRLELNGRMRQMDRAARSQRRIESALTVERNFVSAVLDTVGALVAVFDTAGRIVRFNRACEMASGYDFATLVGRYTWDRLIPRHEIPEAIETFERLRSGSFPAAFENQWLNRDGSLRRIAWSATALKDAQDQVAFIIATGIDVTTQRAAEATLRESEARYRQLVEGSLGMVFTHDMKGRLLSLNAHGAEAVGRTVEEMVGSPLARFVPADRRSAIDDYLKAIADSGEAQGMLYLEDTGGETRVIAYRNKLIESTGRTPYVLGFGVDITEQVRAEGRLRNLTRQSDSILESVGDGIYCIDLDGQVTVVNAAAAQMLGYRQEEILGRVMHDLIHHTRPDGTPYLSDESPIRKSLSNFGTARVTDEVFWRKDGTSFPVEYVARPLIDTNTSESGEARAIGVVVAFTDTTERRALDRMKDEFISTVSHELRTPLTSLRGALGLLAGGALDARPEKSRQMLEIAINNTDRLVRLVNDILDLERISSGKSELHSTMVSAEDLLRKAVGIQQASVPRPNTRIFYAANGVSVWADPDRIIQTLNNLLSNAIKFSAPGGEVHLTARNLDDHEALIEVTDKGQGIAEDKLEHIFDRFQQGDASDTRTLGGTGLGLAICRSIVSQHGGRIWATSTPGKGTTFHFTLPTKPRTNLR; translated from the coding sequence ATGAACGCTCTTTTAGTCAAAGACGAAGCGCTTCGGAACCAGGCCCTCGAGCAGTATGAGGTGCTCAATCCGGCGAGCGATCCAGTGTTGGATGAGATCGTTCGACTCGCTGCGCAACTGTGCGACGTTCCTGTTGCGGTGGTGTGCCTGGTCGGGCAGGACCGTCTGTGGCTGAAGGCGCGCATCGGCGTCGAAGTTGCGGAAGTCGCAGTCGGAAGCCTGCCCTGCGAGATGACCATTCAGGGCGATACCATCTATGAGATCCCGGATGCGCGGCTGAACCAGGAGTTCGCCCCCGACGGCATCATTCTGGAGCGCCGCACCTATCGCTTTTACGCAGGCGCTCCGCTGGCGACCCCTGCGGGCGTCACCATTGGCACCTTGGCCGTACTCGACCATGGTCCGCGACGGCTCACCGCCGCCCAACTGGACGCTCTCGGAATCCTCGGCCGCCAGGTCATCACCCGCCTGGAGTTGAACGGCCGCATGCGGCAGATGGACCGTGCTGCACGTTCGCAACGCAGAATCGAATCGGCTCTTACTGTCGAAAGGAACTTCGTCTCGGCAGTTCTCGACACCGTTGGCGCTCTGGTCGCAGTCTTCGATACAGCCGGTCGCATCGTGCGGTTCAACCGCGCCTGCGAGATGGCCTCAGGCTATGATTTCGCGACGCTGGTCGGACGCTACACATGGGACCGTCTCATCCCCCGGCACGAGATTCCAGAGGCCATCGAGACCTTCGAGCGCCTGCGTTCGGGATCGTTCCCCGCCGCATTTGAAAATCAGTGGCTGAACCGCGATGGCAGCCTGCGAAGGATCGCCTGGTCCGCCACCGCGCTCAAAGATGCTCAGGATCAGGTGGCCTTCATCATCGCCACAGGCATCGACGTCACCACGCAGCGCGCGGCAGAAGCCACGCTGCGTGAGAGCGAAGCGCGATACAGGCAGTTGGTCGAAGGCTCGCTGGGCATGGTCTTCACCCACGACATGAAGGGCCGTCTGCTCTCGTTGAACGCGCACGGCGCAGAAGCAGTTGGCCGCACGGTGGAGGAGATGGTGGGCAGCCCTCTTGCCCGATTTGTCCCCGCCGACCGCCGTTCCGCCATCGACGACTACCTGAAGGCAATCGCCGACAGTGGCGAGGCGCAGGGAATGCTCTACCTGGAGGACACCGGCGGCGAGACGCGCGTCATCGCCTACCGGAACAAGCTGATCGAATCTACAGGCAGAACGCCTTATGTGCTGGGATTCGGTGTCGACATTACAGAGCAGGTCCGCGCCGAAGGAAGATTGCGCAACCTCACCCGCCAGTCGGATTCCATCCTGGAATCCGTCGGCGATGGGATCTACTGTATCGATCTCGACGGGCAGGTCACGGTCGTCAACGCCGCAGCCGCACAAATGCTTGGATATCGCCAGGAAGAGATACTTGGCCGCGTGATGCACGATCTGATCCATCACACACGGCCCGACGGCACCCCTTATCTCAGCGACGAGTCGCCTATCCGCAAGAGCCTTTCAAACTTCGGCACGGCGCGGGTGACCGATGAGGTCTTCTGGCGCAAAGACGGCACCAGCTTTCCCGTCGAGTACGTCGCACGTCCTCTGATCGACACCAACACAAGCGAAAGCGGCGAAGCTCGCGCCATTGGGGTGGTTGTGGCATTTACAGATACAACGGAACGCAGGGCCCTGGACCGCATGAAGGACGAATTCATCTCGACGGTCTCTCACGAACTACGCACGCCTCTGACCTCGCTGCGCGGAGCGCTTGGCCTGCTTGCAGGAGGCGCACTCGATGCACGCCCCGAAAAATCGCGCCAGATGCTCGAGATCGCCATCAACAATACCGACCGGCTCGTCCGCCTGGTCAACGACATCCTCGACCTTGAGCGAATCTCAAGCGGTAAGAGCGAACTGCACTCAACCATGGTCAGCGCCGAAGATCTGCTGCGCAAGGCGGTCGGCATACAACAGGCCAGCGTGCCCCGCCCCAATACGCGCATCTTTTACGCCGCCAATGGAGTCAGCGTCTGGGCCGATCCCGATCGAATCATTCAGACGTTGAACAACCTGCTCTCGAATGCGATCAAGTTTTCAGCGCCCGGCGGAGAAGTCCACCTCACCGCCCGCAACCTCGATGATCATGAGGCGTTGATTGAGGTCACCGACAAGGGTCAGGGCATCGCCGAGGACAAGCTCGAGCATATCTTCGACCGCTTCCAGCAGGGCGACGCCTCAGACACGCGCACCCTCGGCGGCACCGGACTGGGACTGGCCATCTGCCGCAGCATCGTCAGCCAGCACGGCGGGCGCATCTGGGCCACCAGCACCCCTGGCAAGGGCACAACGTTCCACTTCACCCTGCCGACTAAACCCCGCACCAACCTGCGCTAA
- a CDS encoding nuclear transport factor 2 family protein gives MPKRNQTGYVHFLVVVTSLTTGVCALYAQTPAPPPLDGLSQKPAIVSPITQPNLSPGVIMLMELEGRFAQAVAEGGGKAFASWFADDALTLNNGQPAVMGRVAIAAKAQWDPKVYQLTWVPEGAQMGPSNDMGFTWGHYEGRSKDQNGNPVVVSGRYITVWKKMPDGAWKVALDASANEPLEKGECCVVPKP, from the coding sequence ATGCCTAAACGAAACCAAACAGGCTATGTGCATTTTCTGGTCGTCGTAACGTCGCTGACGACGGGCGTCTGTGCGCTCTATGCCCAGACACCTGCGCCACCACCACTCGACGGACTCAGCCAGAAACCGGCGATCGTCAGCCCCATCACTCAGCCCAATCTCTCACCCGGCGTCATCATGCTGATGGAGCTCGAAGGAAGATTTGCACAGGCTGTTGCCGAAGGTGGAGGCAAAGCCTTTGCAAGCTGGTTCGCCGACGATGCCCTCACGCTCAACAATGGCCAGCCGGCAGTCATGGGCCGCGTCGCCATTGCCGCCAAAGCGCAGTGGGACCCCAAGGTGTACCAGTTGACCTGGGTGCCTGAGGGAGCGCAGATGGGGCCGTCCAACGATATGGGGTTCACCTGGGGTCACTACGAAGGCAGATCGAAGGACCAAAATGGGAATCCCGTGGTGGTCTCCGGGCGCTACATCACGGTGTGGAAAAAAATGCCTGACGGTGCGTGGAAAGTGGCTTTAGACGCGAGCGCGAATGAACCTCTGGAAAAAGGCGAATGCTGTGTCGTTCCAAAACCTTAG
- a CDS encoding cation:dicarboxylase symporter family transporter, giving the protein MLRGVNTGKRERPLVLAAVLLLAGGAVLSSIHGIEPYLAAMLRWFGILLLGVFAAGRRTLTPWIFVAMIAGAELGFDAPRVAVSLRFLSDIFLRLIKAIVAPLILATLVTGIAGHGDLKSVGRMGIKSLVYFEAITTLALVVGLLAINISRAGVGLSVPLATPAAGVPQAGPPAAHWQEFLIHVFPENIAKSVADDQILQVAVFAVLFGIALAGLSEAKRAPVLHLCESLSEVMFRFTNVVMYFAPIGVGAAMAFTVGHMGLGVLANLGKLLLTVYGALTAFGLLVLLPVAIVAGVPVRRFLAAVAEPATIAFATATSEAALPRAMEAMEALGVPRRIVAFVIPAGYSFNLDGSTLYLAAASLFVAQAAGIHLSIGQQLMMMGTLMLTSKGVAGVPRATLVVLLATASTFGLPSEPIFVLLGVDALADMARTTVNVVGNCLASVVVARWEGEFGTEPVSETVLEGMSE; this is encoded by the coding sequence ATGCTTCGCGGAGTGAATACCGGCAAACGAGAACGTCCACTGGTTCTGGCGGCAGTGCTGCTGCTGGCTGGCGGTGCGGTGCTCTCCTCGATCCATGGCATCGAGCCTTATCTGGCGGCGATGCTCCGCTGGTTCGGGATTCTGCTGCTGGGCGTCTTTGCAGCCGGTCGCCGCACCCTGACGCCGTGGATCTTCGTCGCCATGATCGCGGGGGCAGAACTTGGGTTCGATGCGCCGCGCGTCGCGGTGTCGCTCCGTTTTCTGAGCGACATCTTTCTTCGATTGATCAAGGCGATTGTCGCTCCTCTCATTCTGGCTACGCTGGTTACCGGCATCGCCGGACATGGCGATCTGAAGAGCGTGGGACGGATGGGCATTAAGAGCCTTGTTTACTTTGAGGCAATTACCACGCTGGCGCTGGTTGTCGGTCTGCTGGCAATCAATATCAGCCGCGCTGGAGTCGGCTTGTCGGTGCCTCTGGCGACTCCGGCTGCCGGCGTCCCGCAGGCGGGTCCTCCCGCAGCGCACTGGCAGGAGTTCCTGATTCACGTCTTTCCCGAGAACATCGCGAAATCGGTAGCGGATGACCAGATCCTTCAGGTGGCGGTGTTCGCTGTTCTATTTGGAATTGCGCTGGCGGGCCTGAGCGAAGCGAAGCGTGCTCCTGTGCTTCATCTCTGCGAGAGCTTGAGCGAGGTGATGTTCAGGTTCACGAATGTTGTCATGTACTTCGCCCCCATCGGCGTCGGCGCTGCGATGGCGTTTACCGTCGGCCACATGGGGTTGGGGGTGCTGGCGAACCTCGGCAAGCTGCTGCTGACCGTCTATGGCGCGTTGACCGCGTTTGGGCTTCTGGTGCTGCTGCCGGTGGCGATCGTCGCTGGTGTGCCGGTACGGCGCTTTCTGGCTGCGGTTGCGGAACCGGCGACCATCGCCTTTGCCACGGCGACCAGCGAGGCTGCTCTGCCGAGAGCCATGGAGGCGATGGAGGCACTCGGCGTACCGCGGCGTATCGTGGCCTTCGTCATCCCGGCGGGTTACAGCTTCAACCTCGACGGCTCGACGCTCTACCTTGCGGCGGCCAGTCTCTTTGTCGCGCAGGCGGCGGGAATTCACCTCTCCATCGGACAGCAACTGATGATGATGGGGACGTTGATGCTGACCAGCAAGGGCGTCGCCGGAGTTCCACGCGCGACGCTGGTGGTATTGCTGGCGACGGCATCGACCTTCGGTCTTCCCTCGGAGCCGATCTTCGTCCTGCTGGGGGTGGATGCCCTGGCCGATATGGCGCGCACGACGGTGAATGTCGTGGGCAACTGTCTGGCGTCGGTAGTGGTCGCGCGGTGGGAGGGCGAGTTCGGCACGGAGCCTGTCAGCGAGACTGTTCTTGAGGGGATGTCCGAGTAG